acgatatcaaaaacttttttgttataatgatttatttaaatttaaaaatatgtacgaCTTATTTGAATATGTGAAGTCtctatctaatagatatcttattaAAGTAATACAACACAGAACATGAGTCTATTTGTCTAATTTACATTTGGAAAAAAAGTATTTACCTTTAATTTTGCAATCATTCGAGACGCTTCACTAATTACTCTTGACAAAATCCGAGACTATTATTAATGAACGGATAATATTTACAACGTGCTACGGATGATTCCAATCTAAATATATGTCTCGTGTTTTGGCTAACACATCCCCGCGTCATAGAAGGCATAATGTATGGCGTACAATTAAAGCGAATGGCAACAACATAACACGATCCACGTTGCCATCTAATTCCTAAGACAATATCTTGAATTGAGCTCTGCTACAGTAAAATGAGACCTCGAAATCCCTAACAACTATGCGTATCTAAGAGATCTCACATACTGGGTACGTTATACGAAGCGCATaataaaagttttaaataacagcCCTGGCTGAAGCCAATATGACGTCATAGTTTTCACTTCCAGTGTCTGGTCATGTTTACATTTAGATTCCGATTCAAGACGTCACAGGAAACACAAGAGTGTTGCCTTTTTAGGCTGTGGtcgataaaattaaattatcaatATTTATCTACGACTGGCGATAAGCGTTTGACTCGAGAGTAGTAACTGTAGTAAGTGGTTTTCAAAATATTTAGATTGGGTAATGTGCCAAAAAACTCTTCTGAGATAATTCTACTTCTCGCTATCACTTATCGCAAATTGATAAATGTTCGATCAaaagtattaattattattcagaCTACAGTACATTAGGTTCATGTTGTATacctaataatataataaagatgcagaaggcggatattttttttttgccggagtgggaatgcgtttacgcacggtgtgtgggactcgccgctcctttCCCCTCTCCTGACAAGAGAGGgggagaatttggccctacccactaaacccactccggcgtttcaccctctCTGCCGTTCGTGAGGGCGCACTGGGATCGACTAGGATGACATTCCACCACGGCGCCCTCCGGCAGGGCTTATCGACAGGGCCCCCTCACATTGGGGGAGGATCAGAAACGCTTGATCCCCCCCCCCTTTTCCGACGTTCAGTACCCGCTAGCCCTACTGGGGCTCGAGGCGAGCATACGCTCTTCGCCCTCGACCCTGCCGTCTACGTCGGAGAGGAAGCGCGTCAGCAGCTGCTTCTCGCATCCTCTCCGCCGCCTCCTTCTGTGACATGATTTCTTCGCAGAAGGAGACCACCGCTTCCCATTTCCTCTCGCTACCCAGCATCGCCGCTATTATGCTGCGTAGCGAGAGGTCCGCTACCCCCGTGGTCGCCCTGAGGGCAGCTCTTTCCACGGCCCAGCGATTGCACTCTTCTAGAGTGTGCTCAGCCGTGTCGTCCGCCGCTCCACATTCGTGGCACTGGGGCCCCGGCTCCCTCTGTATCTTGTGCAGGTAGTGTCTGAAGCAGCCGTGTCCGGACACCACCTGCGTCACCCTATATGTCAGGGCCCCCTTGCCCCGATCCACCCACTCATCCATTACCGGGAGAATAGCCCCTATGGTTCGGGTTCCATAGTGGCTATCCTCCAGGGCATCTCTCCATCGATCTCGTAGGCGCTCCGCGGCTGCCCGCGACACCCTCTCGGCCTCTTCCGCGTCTGGGGGCTCCCCACGCCCCCTCGCTTggaccctgccccgctgccggcggcaccctaggttaggtttttttataatgtgtttatatatttttgtaatgttttgtgtttttatattttacttttatactcacattgtaaaatcctaacctaagaccctatttgaataaaggaaataataaatattaaggaATAGAAATAACACCCTATATTCTTTTGAATTTATATAGAATAGTTAATTGTGACCCAATAAAAAGTGACATAAAAATTAGGTTCTCTGAACATTATAGTGACCCAGACCTACTTAGATAGGAAATTTGTAATTTCGTTGGCGTCAAAAGCAAATTAATCAAACGTGTTTTTGAACAAGTTTGAATTTGTTTAATACGACAGAGGAAATGACATTCGTTTCAGGGGATTTCGCTAATATCAAAGTCTGCTCTTGAGATTTAAAACactatttttatgtattttggtCCTGAGCCAAAATTCGATAAAACGTAGTTTTTCGTGGTATTATTATCGTTTTACTTTCCTAGTGGCCGGACGGCCCATATACCTAAATACGTCATACCTACATTgtaaacgtaaataaatgtgcTTCGCGTATTATTTGCGTGTTGGCTCAGACATAATACACTAACCAGAGTTTTCAATTGGATAATATGTAATAGGTATACCTAATAATGAAATGGAAAATTGAATTCCGTTAGGTCGTAGTCCCAGCCCAAAACTCGAACCCATTTTCCCCAGTCCCCAGGTATTCCGGTCACGTAGATAggtaaaaatgtatactttggCAATTCTTTCTTAGCGAATCAAAATGTCCAAAAAAAGGATTGGATAGGTTTTCCAAATTTCCACCCTCGGTTCCTTTATCAGATTCGGATAGGTAACCTATTAATGATTACACTACACTTAATTATTCTAATACAAATCATTTTAAAGGATCGGCCGGTTCGAATTCGGCCCAAAAGCGTCCGGCTCCGGGTTCGGCTCCGGGTCAGCGGTCAGCGATCCACGCACCGGGTCGTCCGTATAGCCAGAGTATAGCGAACGAGCGTGGATCGCTGCCCCTATTTCTATGCCGTCGACCAAGTTCCTTTACATGtgagtataattaataaatgatgTCATTAGATTACTTAGTtacattataccgggtgtggcctgtaacacgagcaaataatttaaaatttaaacatatatatatatatattgtactcctcaaacggtgacacttttgaccaacaaacaaaattatgaagtatttagactccctatttttcatacaaaataaatattatcttcaatggacgtcatcgccacgcattgacgttgcttgtcacgccttaaacataacaaaattcgcaatacgttgcgtcttagaataaactttaaagtgtattaaaaaccaaaccacaagttatttttaaaagtcgctgaacaaatgttgatcagtatgaggagtacagcctacagtaaatttttttgctcatattacaagccacacccggtataaacttAGATCTGGATTTTGTAAAAAGATCACCCTCGCGATAttatagatattattatatGACGGTATAAAATAGATTATAAATAAGATAAGTTGACAATGACATTATTAAGGTTAATCGATGATTCTGACCTTGCTGGCGCTTTtacgaaaataaaatgtatctgaaaagaaatatattatctcgtcataaattattttaaaacaaaaaccaCAACCGGTGCTATATCAAACCTATGACGGGCTTTGCAATTTATTATACATGATTTTAGACataaattgttttataatagCGTAGATACAACCTCAAACTTTATCAGTTTAGTTGcaaaaacggtaaaaaaaaCCGTTCTTCGTTTTATTCAAGCGGTTCTAAATCATGCATATACTGCAACTGCGATGAAATAATGAAGTAAATAATGATTAACAGTTGTGATAGAGTtgattattacattattatacCATTCAAACTTGTTCAAAAACACGTTTGGTTAAAGTAGGTTTTAATTTCTTAAGTTTTGtacatattgtaaaatattgtatcctttgtgagataaataaatgtttttaaagtaggtataactatATACTGCATAGAATTTCCGATATGAAGCATAGTTATTACTGCtgacttctttctaatgcaaatcatcccaaattgcagctttctagcactaacgatcacggagcaaatgctcggtcagacagacagacggatatagcaaaactaaaaaaaaaacatgtctgttgataggtaggtacatgtggTTGTGGACCTATATGTAAATTTTTAAGCAGATATATAAACCGCTTAGGCCTACTTATGCTACGTATTACGTTGCTCATTTCTAAACGCACCTATGTTAAGAAATGCTCCACACATTTGATCTATCGGTGCCATCCTCTTTGTGTTGTAAACGACCTCCTGGTATATTCCAGTTGAAACCAAAACAGCCATATCACGACCTCGGAATGTTTGTGAGTCACGCGTGAACTTGGGTCCATTTTCATGACTTTCAGATGAAACATGGCTATTCTGGGCTGTCATCATGAGTGGGAGGCCACGGTCATAGCGGTTGCACAAAGTTACACACCTCTCATTACCTCATTATGTCTTGGTAAAAAA
This window of the Cydia fagiglandana chromosome 15, ilCydFagi1.1, whole genome shotgun sequence genome carries:
- the LOC134671574 gene encoding uncharacterized protein LOC134671574 — protein: MDEWVDRGKGALTYRVTQVVSGHGCFRHYLHKIQREPGPQCHECGAADDTAEHTLEECNRWAVERAALRATTGVADLSLRSIIAAMLGSERKWEAVVSFCEEIMSQKEAAERMREAAADALPLRRRRQGRGRRAYARLEPQ